Proteins encoded within one genomic window of Timaviella obliquedivisa GSE-PSE-MK23-08B:
- a CDS encoding HAD family phosphatase yields MLKAVLFDFNGVIINDEPLHEKLLAQILVEENLKANPDEFREVCLGRSDRACLHDLLLRRGRVVSDDYLTGLVSRKSRYYQQQIESLETVPTYAGLTDLIFKIRVANLAMAVVSGAVRAEIEWVLTSLDLAQYFSVIVAGDDITTSKPDPAGYLLAVDRLNQQNPGLALRPEECLVIEDTFAGIEAGKRAGMKVVGVANSYPYHMMQRQSNWAVDYLSELELDRVLQVFLGREKPEVKD; encoded by the coding sequence ATGCTCAAAGCAGTATTGTTCGATTTCAATGGCGTAATTATTAACGATGAGCCGTTGCATGAGAAGCTGCTGGCACAAATTTTGGTTGAAGAAAATCTCAAGGCGAATCCGGATGAGTTTCGAGAGGTATGCCTGGGGCGGAGCGATCGCGCCTGTTTGCACGATCTGCTTTTGCGGCGAGGACGAGTAGTCAGCGATGACTATTTAACCGGACTGGTATCACGGAAGTCCCGCTATTATCAACAGCAGATTGAATCCCTCGAAACAGTTCCTACTTATGCAGGTCTAACCGATCTAATTTTTAAGATTCGAGTCGCAAACCTGGCAATGGCAGTGGTTAGTGGGGCAGTCCGTGCCGAAATTGAATGGGTATTAACTAGCCTAGACTTGGCTCAATATTTTAGTGTGATAGTCGCAGGAGATGATATCACAACCAGCAAGCCCGACCCCGCAGGCTATTTACTAGCCGTCGATCGCCTTAATCAACAGAATCCTGGGCTGGCGCTGCGACCCGAAGAATGCCTGGTGATTGAAGATACCTTTGCTGGCATTGAGGCAGGCAAACGCGCTGGGATGAAAGTAGTAGGAGTAGCAAATTCTTACCCTTATCATATGATGCAGCGACAATCAAATTGGGCTGTCGATTATCTTTCAGAGTTAGAGCTTGACCGCGTACTGCAAGTATTTTTGGGCAGAGAAAAACCAGAGGTTAAAGACTAA
- a CDS encoding methyltransferase domain-containing protein, whose amino-acid sequence MTPRKDTIFEQFLAPFFKTFLLDSEEIKKYYESRDWEKESDRFRQPNFEYPKYYAQNFHGIEDGYLNLGAAFSYDPITQHVLPPNELWVRQELIERIRCQPRRILDLGCGTGSTTRLLKQKFPNAEVIGVDLSPYMLAVADDKARQAGLAIQFQQGKAEQLTFADSSFDLVTASLLFHEIPPAISCKVLDEGFRLLKAGGEVLILDGNQATLRQTEWLTQIFEEPYMRAYAQGSVDAWMGMAGFGDVRTENVWGVHQVSRGVKPLANSSPEPTVGFESVWTADPIPQAA is encoded by the coding sequence ATGACACCTCGGAAAGACACCATATTTGAGCAGTTCTTGGCTCCCTTCTTCAAGACTTTTTTACTTGACTCAGAAGAAATAAAAAAATACTACGAGAGTCGAGATTGGGAAAAAGAGAGCGATCGCTTTCGTCAACCCAATTTTGAGTACCCCAAATACTATGCCCAAAATTTCCATGGCATTGAAGATGGCTACTTAAATCTAGGAGCCGCCTTTTCCTATGATCCGATCACCCAACACGTTCTACCCCCTAACGAATTATGGGTGCGTCAAGAGTTAATAGAACGCATTCGTTGCCAGCCACGACGCATTTTAGATTTAGGCTGTGGAACGGGTTCAACGACACGCTTGCTCAAACAAAAATTTCCTAATGCAGAGGTCATTGGGGTCGATCTGTCGCCTTATATGCTAGCTGTGGCAGATGATAAAGCTCGTCAGGCAGGCTTGGCGATTCAGTTCCAGCAAGGTAAAGCCGAGCAACTGACGTTTGCTGACAGCAGCTTTGATCTAGTCACCGCTTCACTATTGTTCCATGAAATACCGCCCGCCATTTCCTGCAAAGTCTTAGACGAAGGCTTCCGGCTGCTGAAGGCGGGTGGAGAGGTGTTGATTTTAGATGGCAACCAAGCTACTCTCCGCCAAACCGAATGGCTTACCCAAATTTTTGAGGAGCCCTACATGCGCGCCTATGCTCAGGGCAGCGTAGATGCTTGGATGGGGATGGCAGGGTTTGGCGATGTGCGAACAGAAAACGTGTGGGGTGTGCATCAGGTTAGCCGGGGCGTGAAGCCTTTGGCTAATTCATCTCCTGAGCCAACAGTGGGTTTTGAATCTGTCTGGACTGCCGACCCGATTCCACAAGCTGCTTAG
- a CDS encoding serine/threonine protein kinase, translating to MNPSVARLDSLRFSPQHRTQLGQMCGSGELFHDRYSIHRVLGRGGFGVTFLAQDANLPGSPLCVIKQLCPKVSNPLTLRRAEQRFEREATILGQLGSHAQVPRLLDYFEEDDEFYLVQEYVKGWTLAKEVKREGTLSETEVKRFLLEILPVLTYIHQHGVIHRDIKPPNILRSQDDGRLVLIDFGAVKEHFVDSNRVTERTSTTQFVGTLGFAPAEQLALRPTYASDIFALGVTCLYLLTGKPPMEFSYDFATGDVCWQNMATVSDHFGKVLDRMLKVSLRDRFQSAAEIQRALELEPHLNDLQLCMNLRPAFEETSDEALLGGGYLPPTVRTAIAIRRWNSKVIAKGNRKLAT from the coding sequence ATGAATCCATCAGTTGCAAGGCTGGATAGTCTGCGTTTTTCGCCTCAACATCGAACTCAACTGGGTCAGATGTGCGGGTCTGGTGAACTGTTTCACGATCGCTACAGCATTCATCGAGTCTTAGGTCGCGGCGGCTTTGGCGTTACTTTTTTAGCTCAAGATGCTAACCTCCCAGGTTCGCCTCTCTGCGTCATTAAACAGCTTTGCCCAAAGGTGAGTAACCCCCTGACCTTACGGCGCGCTGAGCAACGCTTTGAGCGAGAAGCAACCATTTTAGGGCAACTGGGTAGCCATGCCCAAGTTCCTCGCTTGTTAGATTATTTTGAGGAAGATGATGAATTTTATCTGGTGCAAGAGTATGTCAAGGGGTGGACTCTGGCAAAAGAGGTGAAACGGGAAGGAACACTTTCCGAGACAGAAGTAAAGCGCTTTTTACTAGAAATATTGCCTGTTTTAACCTACATTCACCAGCATGGAGTCATTCATCGAGACATCAAACCTCCTAATATCTTGCGATCGCAAGACGATGGTCGACTAGTGCTGATTGATTTTGGGGCAGTCAAAGAACATTTTGTTGACTCCAACAGGGTAACCGAGCGTACCTCAACTACTCAGTTCGTGGGCACGTTAGGCTTTGCGCCTGCCGAGCAGTTGGCACTGCGTCCAACCTATGCCAGCGATATTTTTGCATTGGGAGTAACCTGCCTGTACCTGCTCACAGGCAAGCCGCCCATGGAATTTTCCTACGACTTTGCCACGGGCGACGTATGTTGGCAGAACATGGCAACCGTCAGTGACCACTTTGGCAAGGTACTAGACCGAATGCTGAAGGTTTCCTTGCGCGATCGCTTTCAATCGGCTGCCGAAATTCAGCGGGCGCTAGAACTGGAGCCGCATCTCAACGATCTTCAGCTTTGCATGAACTTGCGTCCTGCCTTTGAAGAGACTTCAGATGAAGCGTTGTTAGGCGGCGGGTACTTGCCCCCAACTGTGCGGACAGCGATCGCCATTCGCAGATGGAACAGCAAAGTAATCGCCAAGGGAAACCGTAAACTAGCGACTTAG
- the petE gene encoding plastocyanin has product MKLTTLISRSLSLALCMMVLVAGTLLMAVAPAAAETFTVKMGADSGMLAFEPSTLTIKQGDTIKWVNNKLPPHNIMFEDKALADKSHSAMLFSPGESYEATFDTTGTFSYYCAPHRGAGMAGKITVQ; this is encoded by the coding sequence ATGAAACTGACCACTCTCATCTCTCGGAGTTTGAGTCTGGCACTATGCATGATGGTGTTGGTTGCAGGCACGTTGCTTATGGCGGTTGCGCCTGCTGCTGCTGAAACTTTCACCGTCAAAATGGGTGCAGACTCTGGCATGTTGGCATTTGAGCCTTCGACTTTAACGATTAAGCAAGGCGACACCATTAAGTGGGTCAACAACAAGCTGCCTCCCCACAACATCATGTTTGAAGACAAAGCTTTGGCTGACAAGTCCCATAGCGCTATGTTGTTTTCTCCTGGCGAGTCTTACGAAGCCACCTTCGATACAACTGGAACCTTTAGCTACTACTGTGCTCCTCACCGGGGTGCTGGCATGGCAGGTAAGATTACTGTTCAGTAG
- a CDS encoding tetratricopeptide repeat protein, with the protein MSFSRYPQEDVSHPQTKPDEEEGCMKRNNSEILKRTTQGSVVLLLLLGGMWGGTKMGGAKALAVVDDGWVIAQSSLSVQEQEKLDRLDRTATVFNVMLGVFALMVAGAIAALYLLRRSVIREVTEIVQAHLGELGDLESQIANSKLEIKKMLQEYEEYAADLGDEADGFQKNLVDKQEKLEDLVAEFSQRKQQSAELLQQQLEAAQERLGALETSFSTQVSDIQRVVQSRQDQSLLALDESAATFAHQLVDLHDEAQQQKELTVSQLGNLVTHLLPYLEELRQEAEEQVRQQQTVTLDLMKTLETDFAAQVASLQKSAIGRKDQVFSQLETVREDLTAELTQIQADTQTQRDAIRRSLEQLKAEFARQQTDLRLDAQTQGDTIRQGLGDLRADFNQQKSELQSDTKAQREAVQKALERMEAGFSDRLNDLQADTQRQRAAIQQNLDRLEAEFVQQQMELQAAAQAKKEDLRQILDRIETEFTARRSDLQADVQAKKEDLRQMIERFETEFSSQLTQIQTGSQERKDLILNNLDRSEGELVAQLTSLKADVQAQREKIRQNLEKVEARFADQLAGFQSSAEEQKALSLQNLTRLEAEITAQLNALQNEAQMQKDNILKKLSEVSPQFLADSFASDVQHTLQRITEQLAILQASQPELFYTAADYMQQADALAASDAAAAIALYDKAVALEPNDPTLWMNRGMALEALKRPAEAIAAYEQALKLQPDNAAAWYHQGILLRELKQYDGAIAALNKAVELHPQDAKAWLNRGISFSRIKNPEAALESFDKALEIHADYPEAWVNRGVVLGSLQRPEEAFVAFDRATQFQPEDAVAWLNRALSLVELERYPEAIASLEKVTQLKPDSHKAWDTKGYVQMQLKRDDEAIASFNRAIKIKPDYASAYYNKACCYATQGEADLALESLQRAIDLNPKYRKEAKVDPNFDELVGDDWFIELMEG; encoded by the coding sequence GTGAGCTTTTCGAGATACCCGCAAGAGGATGTATCTCACCCCCAGACCAAACCAGACGAAGAGGAAGGCTGCATGAAGCGGAATAATTCAGAAATCCTCAAAAGGACAACTCAGGGCAGCGTAGTTCTTTTGCTGCTGTTGGGAGGGATGTGGGGAGGAACGAAGATGGGCGGAGCAAAAGCATTGGCAGTTGTGGATGATGGATGGGTAATTGCCCAATCCTCTTTGTCGGTGCAAGAGCAGGAAAAACTGGATCGGCTCGATCGCACAGCGACTGTGTTTAATGTGATGCTGGGCGTTTTTGCCCTGATGGTTGCCGGGGCGATCGCGGCTCTCTACCTACTGCGGCGATCGGTGATTCGAGAAGTCACCGAAATTGTACAGGCTCATTTAGGCGAACTAGGAGATTTAGAAAGCCAGATTGCAAACTCTAAGTTAGAAATCAAAAAAATGCTTCAGGAGTACGAAGAGTACGCCGCTGATTTGGGTGATGAAGCTGACGGTTTTCAGAAGAACTTGGTGGATAAACAAGAGAAGCTGGAAGATCTGGTTGCAGAATTTTCTCAACGGAAGCAGCAAAGTGCAGAGCTATTGCAGCAGCAGTTAGAAGCAGCCCAGGAAAGATTAGGCGCACTAGAAACAAGCTTCTCGACTCAAGTATCAGATATTCAGCGCGTGGTGCAGTCTCGGCAAGACCAAAGCTTATTGGCGTTAGATGAATCCGCAGCAACCTTTGCTCATCAGTTGGTTGATCTGCACGATGAAGCGCAACAGCAGAAAGAACTGACGGTCAGCCAATTGGGTAATTTGGTCACTCATCTGTTGCCTTACTTAGAAGAATTGCGTCAAGAAGCAGAAGAGCAAGTTCGGCAGCAGCAGACCGTGACTTTAGACTTAATGAAAACTCTAGAGACAGATTTTGCAGCCCAAGTCGCCAGCTTGCAGAAGAGCGCGATCGGACGAAAAGATCAGGTCTTTAGCCAGCTTGAAACCGTGCGGGAAGACCTGACCGCAGAACTCACTCAAATTCAAGCAGATACCCAAACCCAGCGCGATGCTATTCGTCGTAGCCTGGAGCAGCTTAAAGCAGAATTTGCCAGGCAACAAACCGACCTGCGCCTAGATGCTCAAACCCAAGGCGATACCATCCGCCAAGGTTTAGGAGATCTCAGGGCTGACTTTAATCAGCAAAAATCTGAGCTTCAATCTGATACGAAAGCGCAACGAGAAGCAGTTCAAAAAGCCCTAGAACGGATGGAGGCAGGTTTTAGCGATCGCCTCAACGATTTACAAGCCGACACTCAGCGCCAGAGAGCCGCGATTCAGCAAAACCTCGATCGTCTTGAGGCCGAGTTTGTTCAGCAGCAAATGGAACTTCAAGCCGCAGCCCAAGCCAAAAAAGAAGATCTGCGCCAAATTCTAGACCGCATCGAAACCGAGTTCACCGCTCGCCGCTCCGATCTGCAAGCAGACGTACAGGCGAAGAAAGAAGACCTGCGGCAAATGATCGAACGCTTTGAAACCGAGTTCAGCAGCCAACTCACTCAAATTCAAACAGGCAGCCAAGAACGCAAAGACCTGATTCTTAATAATCTCGATCGCTCCGAAGGCGAATTGGTGGCTCAACTCACGTCCCTTAAAGCAGACGTACAGGCTCAGCGAGAAAAAATTCGGCAAAACCTGGAAAAAGTGGAAGCCCGTTTTGCCGACCAACTGGCTGGCTTCCAATCTAGTGCTGAAGAACAAAAAGCCCTGAGTTTGCAAAACCTAACCCGACTTGAAGCCGAAATTACCGCGCAACTGAACGCTCTTCAAAATGAAGCCCAAATGCAGAAAGACAACATCCTGAAAAAGCTGAGTGAAGTCTCACCCCAGTTTCTCGCGGATTCTTTTGCTTCAGACGTGCAACATACTCTCCAGCGTATAACCGAGCAACTAGCAATCCTGCAAGCCAGCCAGCCCGAACTGTTTTACACTGCTGCCGACTACATGCAGCAAGCCGATGCCCTGGCTGCCAGTGATGCCGCAGCTGCGATCGCCCTCTACGACAAAGCCGTCGCTCTTGAGCCCAACGACCCGACGCTATGGATGAACCGAGGCATGGCGCTCGAAGCCCTCAAACGACCTGCCGAGGCCATTGCGGCATATGAGCAAGCCCTTAAGCTTCAACCTGATAATGCTGCGGCATGGTATCACCAGGGGATTCTGCTGCGAGAGCTAAAGCAGTACGACGGAGCGATCGCAGCCCTCAATAAAGCCGTCGAACTCCATCCCCAAGATGCCAAAGCATGGCTTAACCGAGGCATCAGTTTCAGCCGCATCAAAAACCCCGAAGCCGCCCTAGAATCCTTCGACAAGGCCCTGGAAATTCACGCCGACTATCCTGAAGCCTGGGTGAATCGAGGCGTGGTTCTGGGCAGCCTGCAACGCCCTGAAGAGGCTTTTGTGGCATTCGATCGCGCTACCCAATTCCAGCCAGAAGATGCCGTTGCTTGGCTCAATCGTGCCCTTTCTCTGGTTGAGCTAGAGCGCTACCCTGAGGCGATCGCCTCCCTCGAAAAAGTCACCCAACTCAAGCCCGACTCCCATAAAGCCTGGGACACCAAAGGCTATGTGCAAATGCAACTCAAGCGAGACGACGAAGCGATCGCCAGTTTCAACCGCGCCATTAAAATCAAGCCCGACTACGCCAGCGCCTACTACAACAAAGCGTGCTGCTACGCCACCCAAGGCGAAGCTGATTTAGCGTTGGAAAGCTTGCAAAGGGCGATCGATCTGAATCCTAAGTACCGCAAAGAAGCCAAAGTCGATCCTAATTTTGATGAACTCGTGGGCGACGACTGGTTTATTGAACTCATGGAAGGTTGA
- the psbV2 gene encoding photosystem II cytochrome PsbV2 encodes MLISLIWRRFWGRAIALATVFLFLGIPAAQADSLEAYVLRYLDVREPVPLAIDAQGETRPFSAADLSIGKRLFEDSCKNCHVGGATLPDPLVSLSLEALRGATPPRDNINSLVAYLRQPMSYDGTEESYGCRQISEKWMDQATLENLSAFVLRAAQKAPGWGIPSF; translated from the coding sequence ATGCTGATTTCTTTGATTTGGCGACGATTTTGGGGCAGGGCGATTGCCTTAGCAACGGTCTTTCTATTTCTAGGAATTCCTGCTGCTCAGGCAGATTCTTTGGAAGCTTATGTTTTGAGATATCTAGATGTGAGGGAACCCGTCCCTTTAGCGATCGATGCTCAAGGCGAAACCCGTCCCTTCTCGGCAGCAGATTTGTCGATCGGCAAACGGTTGTTTGAGGATAGCTGCAAAAACTGCCATGTTGGCGGGGCAACGTTGCCCGATCCGTTAGTCTCTTTGTCATTGGAAGCCCTACGGGGAGCCACGCCGCCGCGCGATAACATCAACAGCCTAGTCGCCTACTTAAGACAACCCATGTCGTATGACGGCACTGAAGAGTCTTATGGGTGCCGCCAAATCAGTGAAAAATGGATGGATCAAGCAACTTTAGAGAATCTCTCAGCCTTCGTTTTACGAGCCGCCCAAAAAGCCCCAGGTTGGGGAATCCCTTCTTTTTGA
- the maf gene encoding septum formation inhibitor Maf: MIPFILASASPARRRLLNEAGIAAFVCPSDFDESRVQISEPSELVTTLARGKAEAVLSRFSDSLILGCDSVLAMGGKIYGKPLDAADAIARWQQMRGQVGELYTGHVLIDQTQNQILVQSQVTRVFFADVSDRQIAAYVASGEPLQCAGCFALEGRGGLFIEKLEGCHSNVIGLSLPLLRKMLTDLGYDVADFWQFVQE; this comes from the coding sequence ATGATTCCTTTTATTTTGGCTTCTGCTTCTCCTGCCCGACGACGATTGCTGAACGAAGCCGGGATTGCCGCCTTTGTGTGTCCCAGCGATTTTGATGAGTCGCGGGTGCAGATCAGCGAACCTTCTGAGTTAGTCACAACTTTGGCGAGGGGTAAGGCTGAGGCTGTGCTCAGTCGGTTTTCTGATTCGTTGATTTTGGGCTGCGATTCGGTTTTGGCGATGGGTGGCAAAATTTATGGTAAACCCCTTGATGCAGCAGATGCGATCGCCCGCTGGCAACAGATGCGGGGTCAGGTCGGTGAACTTTACACAGGGCACGTCCTGATCGATCAAACGCAGAATCAAATCCTAGTGCAATCGCAAGTGACACGAGTCTTTTTTGCAGACGTGAGCGATCGCCAAATTGCTGCCTATGTGGCTTCGGGTGAACCCCTACAATGTGCAGGGTGCTTTGCCTTGGAAGGACGGGGCGGCTTGTTTATTGAAAAGCTAGAAGGCTGTCATAGTAATGTTATCGGCTTGAGCCTGCCGCTTTTAAGAAAAATGCTGACCGATTTAGGTTACGATGTCGCAGATTTTTGGCAATTTGTGCAAGAATAA
- a CDS encoding rhomboid family intramembrane serine protease codes for MVPLNDDNPIRITPYVTYGLIVLNILVFIFEITLTPQALDALFYTAAVVPAELTRSLQGQPVPGGFPEWSTLITSQFLHGGWLHLGGNMLYLWVFGNNLEEQMGRLRYLVFYLLCGVLAGLTQWYFAQSSTIPSLGASGAIAGVLGAYVIRFPKVRILTLISFFAFRVPAYLFLGFWFIQQAFYSVSSLNVTTNIGMENGGIAYWAHAGGFVFGAILGPIFGLFSQEAQDY; via the coding sequence GTGGTTCCTCTTAACGACGACAATCCAATCCGCATTACGCCTTATGTCACTTATGGGCTGATTGTTCTGAACATTCTAGTGTTCATATTTGAAATTACTCTCACCCCCCAAGCGTTAGATGCGCTATTCTATACTGCTGCCGTCGTTCCGGCTGAACTGACTCGCAGTTTGCAAGGTCAACCTGTGCCTGGAGGTTTTCCAGAATGGTCAACGCTGATTACGTCGCAATTCTTGCATGGGGGCTGGCTGCATTTGGGCGGCAATATGCTGTACCTGTGGGTTTTTGGCAATAACTTAGAAGAACAGATGGGACGGTTGCGCTATTTGGTGTTCTATCTGCTGTGTGGGGTTTTGGCAGGGCTGACGCAGTGGTATTTTGCCCAGTCGTCGACCATTCCCTCGTTGGGCGCAAGTGGAGCGATCGCTGGAGTTTTAGGTGCTTACGTCATCCGCTTCCCAAAAGTTAGAATTCTTACGCTCATTTCATTTTTTGCATTCCGGGTTCCAGCTTACCTATTTTTGGGCTTTTGGTTTATTCAACAAGCCTTTTATAGCGTGAGCAGCCTCAACGTTACGACTAATATTGGGATGGAAAATGGTGGTATTGCTTACTGGGCACACGCTGGCGGTTTTGTGTTTGGGGCAATTTTAGGACCTATTTTTGGCTTATTTTCGCAAGAAGCCCAGGACTACTAA
- a CDS encoding GAF domain-containing protein — MKFRSVKFDSLRSKLILSFLVVSLLPILLLTGVNRQSTTAVMTQNANQALFAAASQTALRLDSFIQTNLATVRVEAQLPGVIRYLQLSPEQQAESPEATEAAAIFWSLAQRDPSNILSYSLLNLQGITVFDTYEHDIQRNRVNDDFFWQPLALKSAYASAVRIQSRQDGTASIYFSSPVRDASGAILGVLAVRYNALALQQIVRQSQDLAGSQSFVVVLDEYHIHIVDGSPISQQFKSLIPLAPERIRLLQKQERLPDFPAHQLTTHQPDFEHALNQICPLSQNCPPTYVTTHIPSSPDRYKRVAIVRLKTQPWFVAFSQPEEVFLSPIQAPVQATIALALSIALIVSIAALIVARWLSNPLGHLAEGVSQFTKGNLAARVKIKSKDEIGILSANFNMMAEQVGKLLKRLEDRTVELEGSRYITFAVSELSKSILDSDRLLQEATKLVQEGFAVNYVQIYLWDEVTAQLQRRASAGKFDDVDETDVDDTVDHPIALSEDSLVAIAARQFQPQVCHDLAHCPTSIPQSSLARSEVAVPIISHGALLGVLDIQDSTTYRFNESDQETLNSLAGQIAIALENAYLFHAIQTTEAQYRDKAEELQQTLEALQQAQAKLVQSEKMSSLGQLVAGIAHEINNPVSFIYANLTYLNQYQADLFKLLQLYQQHYPQPNAEIRREQDTIDLAFISQDFSQILASMKVGTERIRKIVLSLRNFSRLDESEVKSVDIHEGIESTLLMLQSQLKESTTYPAIKITKEYGDLPLVECHAGQLNQVFMNVLMNAIDALKTCVITSEIQDLSTGLAIQLKSQDALKILIKTELLENEVIIRIIDNGIGMTEDTRHRLFDPFFTTKEVGKGTGLGLSVSYQIVTEKHQGQLSCNSELGKGAEFIIQIPIALKCSIN, encoded by the coding sequence ATGAAATTTCGATCAGTCAAGTTTGATTCGCTGCGATCGAAATTAATCCTATCTTTTTTAGTAGTTTCTCTGCTGCCAATCCTTCTACTCACAGGAGTAAATCGGCAGAGTACAACTGCTGTCATGACTCAAAATGCCAACCAAGCGCTGTTTGCAGCCGCCAGTCAAACTGCCCTGCGGCTTGATAGTTTTATTCAAACTAACCTAGCGACCGTTCGAGTTGAAGCTCAACTTCCAGGGGTGATCAGATATCTTCAATTATCGCCGGAGCAACAAGCAGAAAGTCCAGAAGCTACGGAAGCTGCCGCTATCTTTTGGAGCTTAGCTCAGCGAGATCCGTCCAACATTTTGTCTTATTCGCTATTGAATCTACAGGGAATTACAGTTTTTGATACTTATGAGCATGATATCCAGCGAAATAGGGTAAATGATGACTTTTTTTGGCAACCGCTAGCCTTAAAGTCTGCTTATGCCTCAGCCGTTCGGATTCAGTCTCGCCAAGATGGAACCGCCAGCATTTATTTTAGTAGCCCTGTGCGAGATGCATCTGGAGCCATTTTGGGAGTCTTGGCTGTTCGTTATAATGCGCTCGCTCTGCAACAGATTGTTCGCCAAAGCCAAGACCTGGCGGGTTCTCAATCTTTTGTGGTGGTTTTAGATGAGTATCACATTCATATCGTGGATGGTAGCCCCATTAGTCAGCAATTCAAGTCTTTGATTCCACTGGCACCCGAACGAATCAGACTTCTGCAAAAACAAGAGCGTCTTCCCGACTTTCCCGCCCACCAACTTACTACCCATCAACCCGACTTCGAGCACGCTCTGAATCAGATCTGCCCACTCAGCCAAAACTGTCCCCCTACTTACGTCACCACTCACATTCCTAGTTCACCCGATCGCTACAAGCGAGTTGCTATTGTTCGGCTTAAAACCCAGCCCTGGTTTGTGGCTTTTTCTCAGCCCGAAGAGGTGTTTTTATCTCCCATCCAGGCCCCTGTGCAAGCCACGATCGCCCTTGCCCTGAGCATTGCTCTCATTGTGTCGATCGCAGCGCTCATTGTTGCCCGCTGGTTGTCCAACCCCTTAGGTCATCTCGCTGAGGGAGTGAGTCAATTTACCAAGGGTAATCTGGCGGCACGGGTCAAAATTAAGTCGAAAGATGAAATTGGGATATTAAGTGCCAACTTTAATATGATGGCGGAACAGGTCGGAAAACTCTTAAAAAGACTAGAAGACCGCACTGTTGAACTGGAAGGAAGCCGATATATCACTTTTGCAGTCAGCGAACTTTCTAAGTCGATTTTGGATAGCGATCGCCTTTTGCAAGAGGCTACAAAGTTAGTACAAGAAGGCTTTGCCGTGAACTATGTGCAAATTTATTTATGGGATGAGGTCACGGCTCAGTTGCAGCGCCGAGCCAGCGCAGGCAAATTTGACGATGTAGATGAAACTGATGTAGATGACACTGTTGATCATCCTATTGCATTGAGCGAAGATAGTTTGGTGGCGATCGCTGCCCGCCAGTTTCAGCCTCAAGTTTGTCATGACCTCGCCCATTGCCCTACCTCGATACCCCAATCAAGCCTTGCCCGTTCCGAAGTCGCCGTTCCTATCATTAGTCATGGTGCGCTTTTGGGCGTATTAGATATTCAGGACAGTACCACCTATCGCTTTAACGAAAGTGATCAAGAAACCCTTAATTCCCTCGCCGGACAAATTGCGATCGCCCTAGAGAACGCTTATCTCTTTCATGCAATCCAAACCACCGAAGCCCAATATCGTGACAAAGCCGAAGAGCTACAACAAACCCTTGAGGCACTTCAACAAGCTCAGGCTAAACTTGTACAAAGTGAAAAAATGTCGAGCTTGGGGCAGCTTGTGGCAGGCATAGCCCATGAAATCAATAACCCTGTTAGCTTTATTTACGCCAACTTAACCTACCTCAATCAATACCAAGCTGACTTGTTCAAATTACTGCAACTCTATCAACAGCACTATCCCCAACCCAATGCTGAGATTCGGAGAGAGCAAGATACGATTGATTTAGCTTTTATCAGCCAAGACTTTAGCCAAATCCTAGCGTCGATGAAAGTTGGAACAGAACGAATTCGCAAAATTGTTTTGTCTTTACGTAATTTTTCTCGGTTAGATGAATCCGAAGTAAAATCCGTAGACATTCATGAGGGTATTGAAAGTACGTTGCTCATGTTGCAAAGTCAACTCAAAGAATCTACAACTTACCCTGCTATTAAAATCACTAAAGAGTATGGGGATCTACCCCTGGTAGAATGTCATGCAGGGCAGCTTAATCAGGTGTTTATGAACGTGCTAATGAACGCCATAGATGCCTTAAAAACTTGCGTTATCACCTCCGAAATACAAGATTTGTCAACAGGTTTAGCTATTCAGTTAAAATCTCAGGATGCACTAAAAATTTTAATTAAGACAGAGCTTTTAGAAAATGAGGTAATCATTCGCATTATCGACAATGGGATTGGCATGACTGAAGACACCAGACACCGACTTTTTGATCCGTTTTTTACAACTAAAGAGGTGGGCAAAGGCACCGGGTTAGGGCTATCAGTTAGCTATCAAATTGTGACAGAAAAGCATCAGGGGCAACTGTCTTGCAATTCTGAGCTAGGAAAGGGGGCTGAGTTTATTATTCAAATCCCGATCGCGCTTAAATGCTCTATCAATTAA